A region of Roseobacter litoralis Och 149 DNA encodes the following proteins:
- the gatA gene encoding Asp-tRNA(Asn)/Glu-tRNA(Gln) amidotransferase subunit GatA has product MSKLNELGLAEARDALRAGETTSKDLTEACLAAIEDAGVLNAFVHHTADLALERAATADARLAQGAAPAMCGLPIGIKDLFCTKGVASQAGSRILEGFLPEYESTVSQNLVDAGAVMLGKLNMDEFAMGSSNETSVYGDVINPWRRAGDEKPLTPGGSSGGSAAAVAADLCLAATGTDTGGSIRQPAAFTGTVGIKPTYGRCSRWGVVAFASSLDQAGPMTKSVRDAAIMLEAMSGHDPKDSTSADLVVPDFEAALSGDIRGKKIGIPKEYRMDGMPDEIEALWQTGIAMMKDAGAEIIDISLPHTKYALPAYYVIAPAEASSNLARYDGVRYGHRAKLDQGDGITEMYEKTRAEGFGPEVQRRVMVGTYVLSAGFYDAYYNRARKVRTLIKRDFETVFAQGVDAILTPATPSAAFGLGEMTDADPVAMYLNDIFTVTVNLAGLPGIAVPGGLDANGLPLGLQLIGRPWEEAELLNAAYALEQAAGFVAKPDKWW; this is encoded by the coding sequence ATGAGCAAGCTGAATGAACTGGGACTGGCCGAGGCGCGCGATGCGCTGCGCGCAGGAGAAACCACGTCGAAAGACCTGACCGAGGCCTGCCTCGCGGCCATCGAGGATGCAGGCGTGTTGAACGCCTTTGTGCATCACACCGCCGATCTTGCGCTTGAGCGGGCAGCAACTGCTGACGCGCGTCTGGCACAAGGGGCGGCCCCTGCGATGTGCGGCCTGCCAATCGGCATCAAGGATCTTTTCTGCACCAAAGGCGTGGCGTCGCAGGCCGGATCGCGTATTCTCGAGGGCTTTTTGCCTGAATACGAGTCCACCGTCAGCCAGAACCTTGTGGACGCCGGTGCGGTCATGCTGGGCAAGCTCAACATGGACGAATTCGCCATGGGCTCGTCCAACGAAACCTCGGTCTATGGCGATGTGATCAATCCGTGGCGACGCGCGGGCGATGAAAAACCGCTGACACCGGGGGGATCTTCGGGCGGTTCGGCGGCGGCGGTTGCCGCTGATCTATGCCTCGCCGCAACCGGTACGGATACCGGCGGCTCCATTCGCCAGCCTGCGGCCTTTACCGGCACTGTGGGGATCAAACCGACCTATGGGCGTTGTTCACGCTGGGGGGTCGTGGCTTTTGCCTCCTCGCTCGATCAGGCGGGGCCGATGACGAAATCGGTGCGCGATGCTGCGATCATGCTGGAGGCGATGTCAGGTCATGACCCAAAGGACAGTACTTCTGCCGATCTGGTCGTTCCGGATTTCGAGGCGGCGCTGAGCGGAGATATTCGCGGCAAAAAGATCGGCATCCCCAAAGAATACCGCATGGACGGCATGCCCGATGAGATCGAAGCGCTGTGGCAAACCGGCATCGCCATGATGAAGGACGCAGGCGCTGAAATCATCGACATCTCCCTGCCACACACGAAATACGCGCTGCCCGCCTATTACGTGATTGCCCCGGCTGAGGCGTCGTCAAACCTCGCGCGCTATGACGGTGTGCGTTATGGGCATCGCGCCAAACTGGATCAGGGCGATGGCATCACGGAGATGTATGAAAAGACCCGCGCCGAAGGCTTCGGACCCGAGGTGCAGCGCCGCGTGATGGTTGGCACCTATGTGCTGTCCGCCGGTTTTTACGACGCCTATTACAACCGCGCGCGCAAGGTGCGCACGCTGATCAAGCGGGACTTTGAAACCGTTTTTGCGCAGGGTGTCGACGCGATATTGACGCCTGCGACCCCGTCGGCGGCCTTTGGACTGGGCGAAATGACCGATGCTGATCCGGTCGCGATGTATCTCAACGATATCTTTACCGTGACCGTCAACCTTGCCGGATTGCCCGGAATTGCGGTCCCGGGCGGGCTTGATGCAAACGGCCTGCCGCTTGGTCTGCAACTCATCGGTCGTCCGTGGGAAGAGGCGGAGTTGCTGAACGCCGCCTATGCGCTTGAACAAGCGGCGGGTTTTGTGGCCAAGCCGGATAAATGGTGGTAA
- the gatC gene encoding Asp-tRNA(Asn)/Glu-tRNA(Gln) amidotransferase subunit GatC — protein sequence MSIDESTAARVAKLARIKVEPAALPALAGEFNTILGFIEQLNEVDIDGVEPMTSVTPQVLKRRADVVTDGDQQARVLSNAPDAREGFFAVPKVVE from the coding sequence ATGTCCATTGATGAAAGCACCGCCGCCCGCGTGGCGAAACTGGCCCGGATCAAGGTTGAACCAGCCGCATTGCCCGCGCTGGCCGGAGAGTTCAACACCATTCTCGGCTTTATCGAACAGCTGAACGAGGTGGATATCGACGGCGTCGAGCCCATGACATCGGTGACACCGCAAGTGTTGAAACGCCGCGCGGATGTTGTCACCGACGGCGACCAGCAAGCACGTGTCCTGTCCAATGCGCCAGATGCCCGCGAAGGGTTCTTTGCCGTGCCAAAGGTGGTTGAATAA